A window of the Calditrichota bacterium genome harbors these coding sequences:
- the secE gene encoding preprotein translocase subunit SecE, whose translation MFEKAINFLREVKIEMAKVSWPTREELKGSTTIVIITTLLFAVFIFITDQIISRIVGVIFRLAG comes from the coding sequence ATGTTCGAAAAGGCGATCAACTTCTTGCGAGAAGTGAAGATTGAGATGGCGAAGGTGAGCTGGCCCACGCGTGAGGAGCTCAAGGGGTCCACTACCATCGTCATCATCACCACTTTGCTGTTCGCCGTCTTCATCTTTATTACTGACCAAATCATTTCCCGTATTGTTGGGGTCATCTTCAGGCTGGCCGGTTAG
- the nusG gene encoding transcription termination/antitermination factor NusG — MENEELKWYAVHVLSGHERKVKAYLDNEIDRSGLRHKIKEVLLPAEQITEMRQGKKKTKNRIFFTGYLFLNMVLDKETQHLVLETPGVTNFVGSKAKPEPLRPEEIDRILGRVDESRAKERIHVPFRVGDAIKVIDGPFTDFTGVVQEIYEDKNKLRVMVSIFGRSTPVELDFLQVELES, encoded by the coding sequence TTGGAAAATGAAGAGCTAAAATGGTATGCCGTGCACGTGCTCTCCGGTCACGAGCGCAAGGTGAAGGCCTATTTAGATAACGAGATCGACAGGAGCGGGCTTCGGCACAAGATCAAAGAGGTCCTTCTCCCCGCCGAGCAGATTACGGAGATGCGCCAGGGGAAGAAGAAGACTAAGAATCGCATCTTCTTCACCGGCTACCTTTTCCTGAATATGGTGCTCGACAAGGAAACGCAGCACCTCGTCTTAGAGACACCTGGCGTCACCAATTTTGTCGGTTCCAAGGCAAAGCCGGAGCCCTTGCGCCCCGAAGAGATCGATCGCATCTTGGGACGGGTGGATGAGTCGCGCGCTAAGGAGCGCATCCATGTGCCGTTCCGCGTCGGCGATGCAATCAAAGTCATCGATGGGCCATTCACCGACTTTACCGGGGTGGTGCAGGAGATTTACGAGGACAAGAACAAGCTGAGAGTCATGGTGAGCATTTTCGGTAGGTCTACGCCTGTGGAGCTCGACTTCTTGCAGGTGGAGTTGGAATCGTAG
- the rplK gene encoding 50S ribosomal protein L11, giving the protein MAKKVVATVKLQIPAGNATPSPPVGPALGQHGVNIVEFCKAFNARTQDKVGYIIPVVITIYADRTFTFVTKTPPAAVLLKKAAGIEKGSGEPNRTRVGTVTKAQVREIAMTKMEDLNASSLESAISMIEGTARSMGIKVVD; this is encoded by the coding sequence ATGGCGAAGAAAGTCGTCGCAACAGTGAAACTGCAGATCCCCGCGGGCAATGCTACGCCCTCGCCGCCGGTGGGGCCGGCCCTTGGTCAGCACGGCGTCAATATCGTGGAATTCTGCAAGGCGTTCAATGCGCGCACCCAGGACAAAGTGGGCTACATCATCCCTGTGGTCATCACTATTTATGCTGACCGCACGTTCACCTTCGTCACCAAGACGCCGCCGGCGGCAGTGCTGCTCAAGAAGGCAGCCGGCATCGAGAAGGGCTCGGGCGAGCCGAACCGCACCCGCGTGGGCACCGTGACCAAGGCGCAGGTGCGCGAGATCGCGATGACGAAGATGGAAGACTTGAACGCCAGCAGTTTGGAAAGCGCCATTTCCATGATTGAAGGAACTGCCCGGAGCATGGGCATCAAGGTAGTGGATTGA
- a CDS encoding 50S ribosomal protein L1, whose translation MKRSKRFQQALAKRDASKQYPLDEAVKLVKETATAKFDETVEISVRLGVDPRHADQMVRGSVTLPHGLGKTKRVLVLTKGDKEKEALDAGADYVGLDEYLEKIQGGWLEFDAVVATPDVMGQVGKLGKILGPRGLMPNPKSGTVTFNVAEAVKEIKAGKVDFRVDKYGILHVPLGKASFPAERLVENVKAFMEAVLRLKPSTAKGQYVRSVTLSSTMGPGVKIDRGALLDELKA comes from the coding sequence ATGAAACGGAGCAAACGATTTCAGCAGGCCCTTGCCAAGCGAGATGCGAGTAAGCAGTATCCTCTGGACGAGGCGGTGAAGCTGGTGAAGGAGACTGCCACCGCCAAGTTCGACGAGACTGTGGAAATAAGCGTCCGCCTGGGTGTTGATCCCCGCCATGCCGACCAGATGGTGCGGGGTTCGGTGACCCTGCCGCACGGGCTGGGCAAGACCAAGCGTGTCCTGGTCCTCACCAAAGGGGACAAGGAGAAGGAAGCCTTGGACGCAGGTGCCGACTATGTCGGATTGGATGAGTACTTGGAGAAGATTCAGGGCGGCTGGCTTGAGTTCGATGCCGTGGTGGCCACTCCCGACGTCATGGGGCAAGTGGGCAAGTTGGGCAAGATCCTCGGCCCGCGCGGTTTGATGCCTAACCCGAAGAGTGGCACAGTCACCTTCAACGTAGCCGAAGCAGTGAAAGAGATCAAGGCGGGCAAGGTGGATTTCCGGGTCGATAAATACGGCATCTTGCATGTGCCGCTGGGCAAGGCCTCCTTTCCGGCTGAGAGGCTGGTGGAGAATGTGAAGGCGTTCATGGAGGCGGTGCTGCGCCTAAAGCCTTCAACAGCAAAGGGGCAGTATGTGCGAAGCGTCACCCTTTCGAGCACCATGGGCCCGGGTGTCAAGATCGACCGCGGTGCTCTTCTCGATGAATTGAAGGCATGA